Proteins found in one Actinokineospora alba genomic segment:
- the ndk gene encoding nucleoside-diphosphate kinase, with protein MSERTLVLVKPDGVSRGLVGEVISRIERKGLTLAALELRNVERDVAEQHYAEHDGKPFFESLLEFITSGPVVALVVEGPRAIAAFRQLAGGTDPVEKATPGTIRGDFGLEVQFNLVHGSDSVESAEREIKLWFPSL; from the coding sequence GTGAGTGAGCGCACCCTGGTCCTGGTCAAGCCCGACGGTGTGAGCCGTGGCCTGGTCGGCGAGGTCATCTCCCGCATCGAGCGCAAGGGCCTCACGCTGGCCGCGCTCGAACTGCGCAACGTCGAGCGCGATGTCGCCGAGCAGCACTACGCCGAGCACGACGGCAAGCCGTTCTTCGAGTCACTGCTCGAGTTCATCACCTCCGGTCCGGTCGTCGCGCTCGTCGTCGAGGGCCCCCGCGCCATCGCCGCGTTCCGCCAGTTGGCGGGCGGCACCGACCCGGTCGAGAAGGCCACCCCGGGCACCATCCGCGGTGACTTCGGCCTGGAGGTGCAGTTCAACCTCGTGCACGGCTCGGACTCGGTCGAGTCCGCCGAGCGCGAGATCAAGCTGTGGTTCCCCAGCCTGTGA